tgaaatttacAGTTTGTGGATTATAGTTGCCGCTGCCATAACCTACAACATAGAAGCTGAAGCCATGAAGATGAATCGGATGGTTTTCGGTGAAGACGGTTCCAGTATCTTGCAAGATAATTTGCACTCTGGTCCCATATTCAAGGATCTTGGTCCTAGTCCCATTCAATGATTGAGTGTCATTAGGGATATTATTAGGAGCCCCATTGACAAAGTCATAGAATTTCAGGGGAGCATCAGGGAAGTCCTCTGTGAAATGACCatcaattttgttataaaaagcTTCCAAAACTGAAACACCAGGCTTGATAAAACTGATGTTGTTCATTGAAGCTGCCATAACCCCATTATTGATACCTTGGCAATTTTGTTGGGGTGTTTTGGAGTGGCACTTTTGGACATTTAATCCAATGGTGACAAAAAGGTTGCTGTCAATTTCTTTTGGAACTGGAACAGGGTTTAGGCTTCTTAGTCCATCCATGACAGTCTTAAcagcaaaattatcattaaagcTTGGCAGTTTAGCTGGAAATGATAAACTGTTAGGCAGGGCTCCTAAGTATTGAAAGTAAGAAATTGCTGATATGTTTTGAAACGAGACGTTTGGTGCAGACATGTAGGGTCCCATAGCCATAGCATATTTCGCTATTGGTTGATCAGCAGTGACGAGAACGTTCATCGTCTGTCCTGGGCCAAGCATGACTCGGTCTGTAACAAATGGTTTTGTGTACTCAGCATCAGCCTCCACAATTGTTAATTTGTGATTAGCTATGGCGAAAAAGCTCTCCGTGTTTACGGCTGCGTTTATCAACCTTAATAGATATGTCTTCCCGGGGACAACATCAATCTTATACACATCTGAAATTATGATTCATTAATCAGATAACCTCAAAGttgaagataaataatattaaaaacttgCTTATTTACCATTGGCGGAGCAATTGTAGTTGGGACCAGGGTGGCCGTTGATGGTATATGCATCAGCCGGTGGAGGAGCTCCGCCACTAGCTGTAACTTGCCGCTCAAGTTGTACTACATCCTGCAGCCAATACTCACCTGATAGTGACACATTTCAGAATGTAagaatttggaaaaataaattcaatttatatgcatttgttTAATCAATGATTACACAGCTTTACCAAGGATTATTGTATGCTCTTCATAAGGGTACTTGAAAGGGTAAGGGACCCCAGTCTTGGGAAACACAATAAGAGCACCATAAAGGGTGGCCCTAAGCCAAGAAACATGAGCATGCCAAAAAAAGGTGCCCTTCTGCTTAACCAATGTGAATTCATATGTGAAAGTTTGCCCTGGTTGTATAGGGCACTGGGTTATGTAAGACGGTCCATCAAACCAGCACGAGAGTCTTTGCCTCACCCCATGCCtgcaatatttacatatatatacacacggACGGCCATTAACAAATTGAAGATCATTAATGGTTTTCAACAATggatgaaatttttaacagCTTACCAGTGAATTGTAGCATTGTAAGGCGATTGATTAGTGACTTTGACAATCACTCTATCATCTTCTTGTGCATAAACTACGGGGCCTGGGAATATGTTATTGACTGTGACGATTTCTTTGGAGTTACACAGTTTAGTGACTCTCATAGTTGAAATCTGATTGAAATGATCAAAGCTTTAGTCATTGGAAAAAGAAAGCATTTCAAACTATGCACAAATATTAAGAGATAGGAGTAGTAAAAGAGACCTTGAAATCATAAAATCTAGCTGATCCCCCTGCAGGCCATATTGCCGTTGCATGTATCAAGCAGACACAGGACAAGAAGCTTAACCATAGAATGAATAAAGTATTGGTTAAGCTGGGCATTTTGAAAGACAGAGAGTGAATAATTACAAGAGTTGTAAGTGGAGAGTGGAGTGGGAAGAAGGGGGTTTAATAGAGAGCGAGACATGTAGTTTTTTAATGGAAGAGAAAAGGGATTTGTCTAGTTGTATTATGTTTGTCAGCTTTCATGATTCCTCTAACATGGTTTCGTGATAATAAGGTGTTGGAAGAGTGATTATTTGTTGTGACAGAATGTGGGGAAGGTTTAGTCTTctcttttatatctttaaatgtaataaaaaaaagggttgATTTTCTCCCTGGTCATAATTTGTCAGCAAATTTGCTGTGAAATCATGTCTTTTTGACTGAGAAAATAGCCCTATGCTGTACATATACATACTTCCGAGTCGACCAATCGATGccttataaataatgataatacaAATAGCAGCATTGTTTTACACGAGAGACATTCACCAATGAAATGACagaaaaagaagtgaaaaaagaCCAAAGGATGAAAAACAAACTAGCTTTGCAGTACTCAAATGCAGTAAAGTGTGGGCTTGTTTGTTGTTCTTTTCTTAGACATCTTCCTTTGCTCAATCATAAGCAAACTTCTTGCACGCCATCCTAATACTTCTGCCTCTGACACTGTGCGTCCTCTAAATTCTTTACTAATTggacttttcttcttctcatttcctcttaattcatgcatttgttttgtatgttcatcATCAATGTCAACCATTTTTACCCATTTCACTATGATTAGGACCCTGAATTATGACTGATGATTGAGACTCCCATGTGACTGATTAACCACTTATCCTGAGAGATATATGCTCTTATTATCATGCAATATTTAagataatgaatatttttataaagaagTATGTAGAAGAAGAATTGCATTGCTTGCATGCACAACTTTTACCCAattgattttgaagaaaaatagatTGTCGACCAAAATTCAGTCAACAGATGATGATGTCCAGCTGAAATGATTTTGATTGAAACTTAAGAATTACGCTGCAGGCCTGCGTGTGCAAGCTCTGCTGATTAAAAGCatgattatttatttctctattAATTAATTCCTAACACTACGTACTCCTTACCaagatttattttacaaatattgaAGCAGTTGGCCTGAAAACCCCACGTAAAGGAGAGAACCCCCACAGctaatctcatttatttatcttccattacttaaataatttgaagattcTAACTGTACCTTAGacttttttggccttttattttataattataacttGGTCAAATAGTAAGTTTATGTATCAACATCAAGACGTTAGGCAGAAGAGTGCACGGTCGTGTTAAAAACTGGGATCTTCAGCCTTCACAAACAATTATAGGGACAAAATGTTTAGGTCTAAAGAGTTGACTCTCCATTTCTTAAACAGCatatataataaagaattaattagGAACTTTAAGAGTTTAATATACTCGaccaaatatcatttttttaataattttttaataatcactTGTTAAGATAATATTAGTCTGGTTTTGAATATAGATAATATTAGGCATTAAAAAATCttgtatcaaataaaaataatatgaatgagagatatataaatatagtataTTGAACAGTAACAcaaatcaattagttttatataatataagtctCGATCTATACACTTATAaactcaatatatttttatataatattaatctaaAACTAAATTGATAGACCTAGGTGGTCTTAGATATTAAGTGACAACACACCCAATTAAATGGTAGATCTAATACCTATGATGACTACATTTAATAGAaagtgttaaaaattaaagagtcctatattaaataaaaacaatataagtgaATTGTACATAAGTAtgataaattagattttaatataaattaattaattttatataacataaattttaatttttatacttataactcgaatatattttcatatacagagttatatataaatgtgatagattagattttaatacaaattaattaattttgtataatataaattttaattgttatatatatatgaatagaATATATTTCTACATATGGAGTTGGCATTGCAATTAACCAATTAGGAAAGCTTTTCAATTTGctcaaaactttgaaatttgaacATAATCAGGATCCCGTAAGCAAGATATCAACTAATTCTGAATATTTTGTGGTGATCATGACGTATATATgaaggaaataaataattaaaaattaaatgtttaaagCAGTACAGGTACTAGGAAGCTTGGCGGAATTATTACTATTACGAAGACATCAACAAAATACCGTCCAGTTCTAATTCCGTAGGGTTAGAGAATTgatatttccttttcttttatgtcTTTAACAAAGAGATACGTTATACGCCCAAAATCGCAGTGAACTATTCATCTTGACTTTTAAAACGGGATTAGATTGTCACCCCGTTAGAAAAAACGATTatgattcataaaaaaaacTGTTGAACATATACGGTACAAATGAAGcctattattttgttaaaataatttaaattatatatttaacaataattatataaaattattttaaatattaagtagTTTGATCattgatcaaataatttaatcactTATTAGACAAAATGGTGTTCTTTATCTGATCTATGTTAGatccaattttcaaaatattgctatttataacaaataattcatACAAGTGGAGTTATTGGTTGTTTGTGAATTAGTTTGGTTGATTATAGGGAGTTCACTACAAGAACAGCTATGGACAAGACAAGGATTGGAATGGTGATGATGATTGGTGGTGAAGGTATCATTTccattgattaaatatttaaacaataaaattgtttttatcagTAACAGTAAACATGATATTATACATAAGTCTTCTAACTGAAACCTGAATCCCCACCCAACTTACAAGGATCGAGGAATTATGGTTACTGGTTCTGCCTTCTGCGTTGTCAAAGTAACTTtctctttcataatttttataatatagttttcatttttcaatattaaataattctttattatatatgtttggctaacaaattttataattgagttAATAAGAtttgaagaataaaattatatattaacctTCCAAGGTCCAAGGTCCAGCTTATCTGGCGAAATTTGGGAAGGTAAAGTAGCATGCAGCCAATAAAAGAGTAAAATGTGTGGCCACAGCTCACAGAATACATGAGTTACTTAAGTTAGCAGATGAGAAAATATGgctaaaaaaaaacaagaggGCAATAAATGGTAGCAGCCTCATCTGCCCTGGGACCGTGCATAAGCATTTGGCATGTAAATGCAATACAGCTAAATAGAAACTCCTTCAAAATTGACAGTCCATTGAAGCAAAGCAGAAGGCAGCACTTGAATGCAGGTTTCTGAATTCCAGTACCTTTTCGGACCTCCCAATGAAGCCAACAAGTTGAGGGAACTCTATGAACACAAGGACAAAATTTTGTAACAAACCATTGTAACCTCCTCGCACTAAAAGTTTCATCTTATACTGAAAAGaataatgtttttgtttgttaGGTTAGTAGCTGATGAAGCAATAAAAAGGTATTTGAACTCctcatttctctttctctttctcttttatcttcttcaatATCTTTTACACACAGAAACTCATACTGTGGCCATGAGATGTCTGAGTTTTTCAACCCAGAAGCCTAACAAAGCACAGGTTTCAAGAAGTAGGATTTTGGAGGAGAAGCGAGCAAGGCTCTACATAATCAGGCGTTGTGTTTTGATGCTGCTTTGCTGGAGAGATCATGAAGATAAGTGATCATTTCTTATGGATATGCAGTATGGAGAACATATAGCTAAGTCTGTGAGCATGAAAATTAGGTTTTATGAAAAACAGGGTAACAGTAGACACTGAGCTGCAAATAATCCAAAGTCTGCCCATCTATGTATGTCAAGAAGATTTCATTAAACTACTGTAAACCCATCATGCATTCTCCGTTTTACTTCATCTTTCTCTTTCTGGCCTgctatttatatttactttcagTAATCATCTCTTGTGACTCACTTGAACAAGCCTGCACACACAACCTAACAAACAAAACTAACCCATCTACTACTTCTCTATTCTTTTGTTTGTCATCAGAAGTTGCAATTTAATGGCATGTATACAATAAGGTAAACGTTATACtagaaaaaaaagttcaaaacagCTTATGGCAGGGTGTCATAGTAggattttgataacaaaaaaaataattgcaatGAATTTCATAGGCTACATAGACAAATAACTTGagggcaaaaatataaatttgtgcatGCTAATTGCAGCGGTTTTAATTTGGCAGCAGAAGAAGTATCATTTGAATTCACCCACACATTTTAGCAACTAGATTTCCCAAACAACTACAAAAGTGAAGAGCATTCTCTGAACTGCCGCTCTAACCATTAGAATGATCACTGtctttaacaaaattaagtcACATTGATAGACTCTGTTGTGTGCTGCAGCAAGGATTTTGTTCTTGCCTCACTTGGAAAATCAAGTTGCATCTCATTAAACCAGACAAAGAAACAACACTGGCATAAATTCACTCCACACTCATTAGAAACAAGATTTTCCGACAATTCCCAGTTGAGAAACATTTGTTACACTAAGTCAATCCTTAACGGTTAAAGAAATAACGATAGATTTTGTCGTGTGCAGCAGCAAAATTCTCATTTTGTCGCCAACTGAACGTGTCATATCTAATTATCCCAGACAATATTAGTATGACAGCATCCAATGTCAGAACCACACGCTTAGACTTTTCCAGCAAGATCTCCTAATCTACtccaaaattacaaatattccATGAATTAACTCAGTAAATGCTAAAATAAATGTGAATACCATAATTTTCAATAGACTGTCATGTGTTGCAGCAGATATATTGCTTTGTTGGCTGT
This sequence is a window from Mangifera indica cultivar Alphonso chromosome 5, CATAS_Mindica_2.1, whole genome shotgun sequence. Protein-coding genes within it:
- the LOC123216306 gene encoding laccase-6-like; amino-acid sequence: MPSLTNTLFILWLSFLSCVCLIHATAIWPAGGSARFYDFKISTMRVTKLCNSKEIVTVNNIFPGPVVYAQEDDRVIVKVTNQSPYNATIHWHGVRQRLSCWFDGPSYITQCPIQPGQTFTYEFTLVKQKGTFFWHAHVSWLRATLYGALIVFPKTGVPYPFKYPYEEHTIILGEYWLQDVVQLERQVTASGGAPPPADAYTINGHPGPNYNCSANDVYKIDVVPGKTYLLRLINAAVNTESFFAIANHKLTIVEADAEYTKPFVTDRVMLGPGQTMNVLVTADQPIAKYAMAMGPYMSAPNVSFQNISAISYFQYLGALPNSLSFPAKLPSFNDNFAVKTVMDGLRSLNPVPVPKEIDSNLFVTIGLNVQKCHSKTPQQNCQGINNGVMAASMNNISFIKPGVSVLEAFYNKIDGHFTEDFPDAPLKFYDFVNGAPNNIPNDTQSLNGTRTKILEYGTRVQIILQDTGTVFTENHPIHLHGFSFYVVGYGSGNYNPQTVNFNLVDPPYMNTIGVPVGGWAAIRFTADNPGVWFIHCHIDVHQSWGLATVLIVKNGEGELETLPHPPADLPKC